The Deltaproteobacteria bacterium genome contains the following window.
CCAGGGTAAGGGGGATAAAGACTAAACATCATCTTGAATAAAAAGAGTTTTACATTTTTAATCAAATCTTTTGACATAAACTATGCTTCAATAAAACGCAGTTTTTTGTTGTTGCAATTGTTGTCAGACCTCAGACCGAGGGGCGGCATACATTCCGCCCCTCTAAAAACACTGAATATTATTTCCCTGCGAGTTTCTGTGAGACCTTTGCGAGGTTTTTGCCGAACTCCTGAGCAAGCCTTTTTTCTTCCTCGCCCACAGGTTTTGAGCCGTCTCCGGAAACATACGTTGGCCCGTAGGGATCACCCGATCCTTTGATCGTGTAGCCCATGGGCATGATCAGCATGCCGTGATGGTATGCAAACGTACTTAAGGTAAGTATGGTTGTTTCATGGCCTCCATGAGGTGTTGATGCACCGGTAAAAAATGCGGCTACCTTGCCTGCAAGCGCACCCTTGGCCCACAGAGGTCCGGTCTGATCGAGAAAATTCCGGAGTTGGGCCGTAGTATTGCCAAACCGCGTCGGCGTGCCGAATGCAATACCGTCCGCCCATTCTAGGTCTCCGAGTGCTGCTTCTGTTATATCCTTTTGCAGCGCGTGACCGGCAGAAAGCCCCTGGTTGCCCTTGACAACATCATCCGGTACCAGTTCTTTTACCTTCCTCAGCCTTGTTTCAGCGCCGGCCTCTTTGGCCCCTTTTTCTATCGCCTTTGCAAGTTCAAGGGTATGTCCGTACGCTGAATAGTATACAATCGCTATCTTTGCCATCGTGTCCTCCTTTGTATTATTTTTTATCTATACTGTATTTACCGGCACCAAGGAGTGCTATGTATATGGCACCGCCGATAAGTCCGATGTTCTTCAATAGATTGAGCAT
Protein-coding sequences here:
- the wrbA gene encoding NAD(P)H:quinone oxidoreductase; protein product: MAKIAIVYYSAYGHTLELAKAIEKGAKEAGAETRLRKVKELVPDDVVKGNQGLSAGHALQKDITEAALGDLEWADGIAFGTPTRFGNTTAQLRNFLDQTGPLWAKGALAGKVAAFFTGASTPHGGHETTILTLSTFAYHHGMLIMPMGYTIKGSGDPYGPTYVSGDGSKPVGEEEKRLAQEFGKNLAKVSQKLAGK